In Rhinoraja longicauda isolate Sanriku21f chromosome 16, sRhiLon1.1, whole genome shotgun sequence, the genomic stretch AAAAATTAGACCTATTGCTTACTCCAATCTCATGCATCACTCTTCACAGGTAAAGAAAACCTCCACCTCTAAATACTCACTGTCCAAATGTCAATAAAGTACTCTCAGATGTTATACAAATTAAGATGCTATTTATTGACTTTTGAAAAGTATTCTTTGGAATCTTCTGGGGAAGGCTTGATCTGTAAAACAAATATAACAggattactaagaaaaatatgtTTTTGCAACATAATAGAATATTTATCAAATGAGTACAGTCCAAGAAAAGGAAGTAGTTTAGAAATGTTTTGCAAATTATGATCTTTATAAAAAACTGAAACTGCTTCATCTGTATTAGTCCAGGAATTAAAATTACATTGTAAATTCTAGCCAAATGGGAACAAAAAGGGAGTTTGAGGAGAGAATTAAAACACATATGGACATCAGTTAAACTAATAGTACAAATCAGTAGAACACCAACAGATGACAATTTAAAAGGCACCAAACACCTTCAGGCAAATGGAAATTCAAGGGAGTGGCACCTAGGTTTAACCCTTCACGGAAATGAAATTACAGAAAACATGTGACCACCTAATTTTGAGACTGCTTAGCAGTCAGGATTTGGCACGGCAAATGTTATTTTTGACAGTTTTTACATGTAACTTGACTGATTAAGCATCAAAATATCACGAACTACCAATTTCCAGACTGTATTCTATACATCATAGGGAATTCTCAAATCCACATTCAGACTGGTTCAAACTGGGTTTCTTCTCTCttcaaggaaaaaagtgagagaaGACAATTACTGAGAAGCAAGGTGCTACATTAAGTGGCTGATACCCAGTTAAAGGCTTTTATTCAACTGAAAGCAGGAAAAGGTCTAAGTTTGGGGACCATGTTGATACCATGTCTGTTTACTTGTTAAAGGAAATCTGCTAACACAATATTAAATTGTTTGGAAAAATAGACATTTGAAGTACCCCCAGTAAAACAGACGTTTTGCATCATGTACAGaaattttaattactttacaaatgATTGTTTGCTTCTACAAATACTTAGCCCCTCTAATTTGCATTTTGTCCCCAAGTCACAGGTTATTTCCGTTCCTGTAAACCTCTCATAACCCAAATAGTTTGCAAATCGGATATGTGGCTTTAAACTGAGTTCCCACGTGGTAGAACATGCTCACTGCCCCCGAGCAGCCGGTAAATCCATCCCGGCTGTTTCCCAAACACTCAATCGGATGTATGGACTGTACACAAGTCGTTTATTCGGAAGTGGGGAGGACCAGTACTGAGTTGCTAAATTAAGTTTATGGCATTTTACATACCGTTGGAGAGTTTGGGGTCCAATCAGCTGGGCAAACCTCTCCATGGCTTTCCACAAATTGAAATGCCTTAACTAAGCGTAGAGTTTCGTCAACACTGCGACCTACAGACAGATCATTGATGCCCATGTGCTTGATAATTCCATTAGCGTCAACGATGAAAAGACCTCTAGTAAAAATAGAACAATTAGAAAAATTACATTTTCTTATTTACAATACAAACACTAATCGCATTTCACATCATGTGAGATTTAAAAGTTACTTTCTGgaataaaacaattaaaataatCTGTGAAACTGAGGAGTAGGAAGGACTCTCAATAGTAGATGTTAGGATATGGAGACAcggaaactgcggatgctggaatcttgagcaaaacataacacgctggaggaactcagcgggtcaggcagtatctgtgaaggaaatggacagatgatattttggttTGAGGCCTTTCTTTGGATTGTTGGGagtaggggagaaagctggaggagagacaGGGTtggagatttaagagagagttagatagagctctaggggctagtggaatcaagggatatgggagaaggcaggcacgggttattgattggggacgatcaaccatgatcacaatgaatggcgttgctggctcgaagggccgaatggcctccttctgcacctattttctatgtttctatgagcaaaGCCTGACATGATATGTAGTCACAGGagagggggtttgattggcagatgggtacaGTAAACGACAAAGGGTAAAGGTGAAAAGGCATCAAaaagtgaggagaggggagaaggacagCAGGAGGGTAGGAGACAGGAGAAACATGAGCACaccagggaggggaggggcagaggaaaggaaggggagggcaggtttatttgaaattggagaattcattgaccAAACCTCGAGCTGCAAGCTACCCAAACAAAACATCAAGTTTATTTatagagcacatttaaaaacaacccacgttgaccaaagtgctgtacatcagagcaggtactaaaaacacaatgagaaacagacatcacagcacacaggcacaaaaaACACAGTTCAAAGGgaccagcacaaaacaaaaatcagccccaTCAGAAGGTTTCAAAACACTAAGAATAgaagtatgttttgagcctggacttaaaagagccgatggagggggcagatctgatagggagggggatgctgttccacagtataggagctgcaaccgcaaaagcgcggtcacccctgagctgaaGCCTGCACTGCGGGACAGCCAGTAACCGCAAGTCAGCTGACCCGAGGGACCTGGACCTAGAGTAAGGggttagaaggtttttgatatAGGGacgggcaagcccgtttagggctttatagacaaacaagagaatcttgaaatcgattctgaaccgtactggcagccagtggagagaggccagaataggGGTAATATGGTCCCCTTTCGGGTACCTGTAAGGAGCCTTGCTGTGGCGttctggaccaattgcaggcggggcaGGGATGACTGACTGATCCCAGTATACAGGGAGTTGCAGTACTCCAAGTGAGAAGATGTAAAGGCGTGGATGACTGTCTCCAGAGGTGCCACATGGACTCGAGGAACATCGACGGTAGAAAACCCAGTGTAAATGTCAGCACACCATTTGCCAGTGTAAAtggcccgctgagctattccagcacttggaAGCAACTCTTCTTTGATCCAAAGGGACTGCCTTTAAGAAATAACAATTAACATCCAAGGATATTAGGTAGCTTCAGAATGCCAATCAGAAGATAACAGCATTTTGCAGGCAAACTGATTTTAGGGCTGCTGAGAAAATCAAATTGTCATCATTTTGCATTTGGGATAAGTGGGGGAGAACGGAGTGCAAGTTGTACCTGTAATCCGGAATTACATTTATAATTCAAATGTCAAAGTACACAATGTTTACCAATATTGGCAGGAACTGCATTAGATAAATCTACCTATCTCAGTATAAAAACACAACCGgccatctcctcccctcaccacaGAGGATGGCAAGAGTGGCATCAGAGCATTGTTTTAATTCTGCCCAACAAATAGCATAATCCACAATTCATATTTTTTGTACATACAAAATCTCTTACCTTAGAGCAATGCCAGCATTTTCTAATAACACTCCATAATCCCGAGAGATCTGCTTTGTTAAATCAGACAGTAGTGGTATATTCATGTTCCCTAATCCCCCACTCTGGAAAAAACAATTAACATTGGGGGAACTTAACCAAATGCAGAAACCAAAAAGTATTTAAATATAAACAAAAATTACATTGCATTTGATATTTAATCCTTAAAATCCTTTACAGAATtttataaaatcaggaggggaattaatgggatgaatgcacagtattttacccagggtaaagaaatcaataaccagaggacataggtttaatatgagaagggaaagatttaataggtacctaggagaacaaccttttcactcagagggtggtagaatgagcagccagaggaagtagttgaggcaggtacaataacatttaaaatacacttggacaggcgcaaggataagaaaggtttatgggccaaatgcagataaatgggactagcttagttggcaatgacaagttgggctgaggggcttgtTTTTCAGCTGTAGGACTAACTTCCGTACCCGTAACACTTACTACaataataaaaaaacacaaatatcTCCCAAAGATAGATACTTTTAGCGAAAATTATGTTCTATGGATCTTAGGTATTTAATGTCACCTCGTAACAGATTGCATTTAGCAATGCCCTGAAAAAATGCTTAAATTTCAACACCAAAACCTATTTGCTGCAAGTTCAAAACAGCAATTACTTCCTTAAATACTCATTTATAGAAATAGCACACAAAACTAATAACATTTCATAttgtaaaaaataaacaaaactgtaaTAGAGCATGCTTGTAAAATATCAGCTTGCTTCCATACCTTTCTTGGAGTTTTCGTCCAGGCAAGATGGGAGTATTGAGAGTCTACAGAAATACCAACTACTTCACAGTTTATATCATGGAATTCACTTGCTTTGTTACTGAATGCAATGATCTCAGTTGGACAAACAAAAGTACTGAAAAGGAAATATTCTTTCTTTAAATTATTTAAGATCACACAACATTTTCTAATCAGATCTATGCAGTAAATAAGTAAAACGCACGACAAAAATATATCCACTAATGACTGCAttctaaaaaatattttaaatgtctgAATCACAAACAGAtacaaattgattaaaaaaaaaagctatttCTGTCGAGTTCTCCGAGTTCGTAATAGCTTtgacaaaaaaataaattgaggAAATAGAGCAAAAGGGAATGAAAGCTATCAATTTTAACACATCTTGCCCTTTAGAAACAACAGCATGGCAACTTCCAACAATTTTACATTGCATCCAGATACTTAAATTATTCATTTGCGGTTGTTAAAGTTTTAAATTCATTTGGTAGAATACTTCACATGTATTTCAAAGAAATAGATTATTTCAAAGATGCACAAATCTTAAAATCACCTCACCATTTTTGGCTGGTCACAAAGTAATGTTGTTTAACATTTAATTCCTTTTCAACAACCAGTAGATTTATTTCATAATTTAGGTTTACACAGTAAACATGCATGCAGTTTTTGGGAGCTTCAGGACTCCAAGGTTGACTCAGTGAAAGAATGCAAAAGTAAATGCTTTATGGGTGTCATCATTTAGGTCCCAGTGGCTTTAGTACCTGGTCCCTTGCTTTTAGACACGAGTAGAGGTGGCACAATAAAGAAAATACAAACATACAAAATTGACCCAGTAGTTATCACTGAGGAATACTTTAAATTGCATGAAATATAGAGTGCCTCATCGGTTGGGATAGAAAAGTGGTAAATGGAATTCAATTTGATCCAAAAAGAGAGAATGCGTTTGGGGAAGAGCAATAAAGGAAGGGAATATTCAATAAATGGAAGAATACTATAAAATGTAGAGGAGCATAAGAACTGGAGTGTCTTCCCACAGATGACCCAAGGTAGCTTGAGAGATCAATAAGGTGGAAAGAAAGGCATATGGAATGCTTTCAATTAGACATATGCATGTAATAAAAGTGTAAGGAGATTACAGTGGAACACATACATTGCTAATTAAACAGCTTGTGTTCTGCGCACAGTTCTATTCACATTACAAGATACATATGACAGCTCTGGAGTGTGTGCAGAGGAGATATTCAAAGAGGTTGCTACGACTAGAAAATTTTAGCTGTAAGAAAAGATTAGATAGGCTTATGAACACACCCGCTGAGAGACTTAACTGAAGGTTTACGAAATTATGAAAAACGTAGATAAATAGGGTGGACCCATTCTCCGACGTTGTGAGGACGAATGCGTGGGGAAAGAAATTTCAAGAAATTAGCAGAATGATTAGGTGGAATTTATTTTTTCACCTTTCTTCTGGAATTCATTGGCTGAAAGGATAGCAAAAATCACCATCACATAATTCCCTTGATTTTGGACTTGGAGCTGTGATCTGCAAAGCTACAGACTAATTGCTGGAAGGTGAACATTGGCTGGGACAGAGATTGGCAAGGATGCAATGGGTCAAATGACTTCCATTGGTGTTGAAAATCTTCAACAATAATAGTGTCAGTTTCTAAATGAGAAAATCTTATTGATGATTGACAACTGTGTAAATAATTCTGTAAAATAACACTGTAATATTGCTAACATTCCAGAGCAGTCTGATATAATTGTTAATTTTAATGTAGCAATCATAATCTTTCTTCACTACTTTCAAAGAGAGCAAGCTGGATCAGAACGCATTCCCAAGTACATGTCATGCCAATAATTTACAAAATctttagaggaagtatttattatACATAAAACTTCTCAAAGAATTTCACTCATGTTTCAGTTAATACAGTGCAAACTGCAACAGCAATAACAGTGCTCAAATACAAACATTCTTTAAGCATATTTATAGTGTGTACAAAAACAGCCATATATCATTCCCTACCGGAAGGGTTTtggaatatggggggggggggaagcaaaaGTAGAAAAGGACTCAAGACTGGAGGGGGAAAATAACATTAAAACCTACACATTAACTAGAACATAAAATAAGAAAGAATGACTGCAGCAATGACAGCTAACTTCGTTGCCCACTACTTATCACCTTTGAAAGTATTAACCAAGGCTTAAATATACAGGACGCCACAACTCTGAGCAACTCACAATAATATCTATACTTTGTTTTTGCTGTTGTCATATACTTATAACAATATATTATTTGTCGACATGAAAATAACACATTTAAATACACCAGAACTTTACCCAAAGAGATAAATTTAAAAGCTGCATGGGGCATTGAATATATTTGTATCTAGTTAGCCAAAGGGGGGGGAAAGTTGCAGCCGAGACCCTTTTCCTTTTATAGCCAACACTCAAATGCACATGTAAATGATACTTACAAATCCAGAGGATAGAAGAAAATGACCAGATATTTTCCTTTGTAGTCATTTAGGCTGATTTCTTTGAACTGACCATTGCTCACAGCAGTGCCCTTGAAAAAGGGAGCAGACTGAGTAACAGCAGGAATAAAGTTTGCATAAGCTAAAAGGAAAAGTATAAAGTTTAATTAACAAACCAGATATCAATGATAAATGCTGACAACTCATCTTTTAAATGGAGCTCCCCACATGAATGTCAAATACAGACGTCCTAATTGTACTGAATGATATCTGCGATATGCTTCAACACTGGACCTCACGTAGCAGCAGAGCTCCATGTTACTGAGATTCCCAAGCAAACCCTGGCTCAAAATAATTGTATTTGTTTTTATTAATACTAATATTCATATTATTAGGCATATGTTAAATATGATTGATGGGTTTAAGTGAAACAGATTTTCCCCAATTAAATTGGATATTTAAAAGAGACAGTAGGACAATACAATTAAAAGACCGAAGAGCCAAAAAATTTGCAAGGGAAAGATCTTTAAGTTATAAAAACTAAACATTAGAAAATTAAAGTTACTATGGTCTGATGAGCACATTCCATTACATGCAATGGTGAGAAAGAACTCTtaacttctctcccctccccccccttaaaTTGGAGTTCCTTagccttttattttatttcttctAAGGTTGCAACGGGTTGAAAGACTGGTGACAGCATAACACTTGGATACAGAAATATCCTCTAATTGTATTTAATCAATAAtgttgtaggacggaactgcaaatgctggtttacaccgtagacacaaaatgctggagtaacagcgggacaggcagcatctctggatatcagGAATGCTTGCTAAGGCAGcaaatatccagagatgctgcctgtcctgctgagttactacagtattttgtgtctgtcttgatcAATAATGTTTCTGGTTCAGTAGGATGTAATTTAGGACACTTTACAGAGGCCGTCTCGCTTCTAACCACCCAAACCAATTTTTTCAATACTGTACACTAGAAAAATAACAATTTTCTGCAGCACTTACTTGTACTAAAGCTGCATTTAAAGTTTGCAAGAGGGGCTGAAATATGTCTGTTTATCAAACTTTTTTGAATGCAGTGTGTTTGTAGAGCTGCAGAAACTCCCCTGCTGTTTACACATGTCCGGTAAAGCTGAAAAGTGATACAAAAAGATAAGTCAATCTATCCAACTGAAATTAGAGGTTTAGATGAATAAATCTCCACATATGTTACAATTAATTTGGCACCCAAGCAGACAAATTTCAAAAAATTAATTTGAATTTCAAATTTAACCTGTAAAAGTGATGAACAACCCTGATCTTTAAACAACTATGTTGCTGTGAAAATTACAATACAGTCCTGACTAGTCTTTTTTTGGATTAAAATCTTATGATGGTGATGGTGGATGAGATTAAAGAAACGACTAAGTCTCTACTGATGTAATGAGTGGAATTTTATCTCCAAGAGAACTCATCCAATGTCTCAGGAAAACAGAGGAATTGGCTCGGAGAAAGAATGACCCACAGCCCCAGCAGAAGGGAAAGTAGTTGAGGTGGTAGGGAAGAGAGGCAGGTGGTGCGGGAGAGAGGCAGGTGGTGGTGAAGAGAGGTAGCATGTCTCGTTCATTGCAAACTTGTACGTTAGTGACCAAAATGCCAAAACCTCTTAATAGATAGAGCGAACGGAAGAGAGGCAGGTGGTTTGGGGGGGTGAGAGGCAGGTGGTGGGGTGAGAGGCAGGTGGTGGGGGTGCGGCAGGTGGTGGGGGGGCGAGAGGCAGGTGGTGGGGGGGCGAGAGGCAGGTGAAGGGGGGGCAGAGGTAGGTGGTAGTGGGGAGGTGAGAGGCAGGTGGTGGGGAGGTGAGAGGCAGGTGGTGAGAggcaggtggtggggggggggggtgagaggcaggtggtggtggggggggtgagaggcaggtggtggtgggggggtgagaggcaggtggtggaggggggggtgagaggctggtggagggggggcgagaggtaggtggtggaggga encodes the following:
- the prdx3 gene encoding thioredoxin-dependent peroxide reductase, mitochondrial, which gives rise to MAAALTTAARLYRTCVNSRGVSAALQTHCIQKSLINRHISAPLANFKCSFSTTYANFIPAVTQSAPFFKGTAVSNGQFKEISLNDYKGKYLVIFFYPLDFTFVCPTEIIAFSNKASEFHDINCEVVGISVDSQYSHLAWTKTPRKSGGLGNMNIPLLSDLTKQISRDYGVLLENAGIALRGLFIVDANGIIKHMGINDLSVGRSVDETLRLVKAFQFVESHGEVCPADWTPNSPTIKPSPEDSKEYFSKVNK